A single window of Planktothrix serta PCC 8927 DNA harbors:
- a CDS encoding OmpA family protein — protein MSDLSELELETELQEEQNSGVYLSIGDLMSGLLMFFALLFITVMVQLNKTQDIIKKIPDEMFRTMRDLPNGNLIKIDPKTGDVSIPDAILFDKGSAELKPEGKKFLREFIPKYSAVIFSNPAFEDTVTRVIVEGQTSSLGDDKYNMDLSLKRSLSVYNYVFSSGFVFQTKPKFQTKLMAAGRGEVEANQKIDDPRDRRVVFRFQLKQIDWDKFLNSSKSQSK, from the coding sequence ATGAGTGATTTATCAGAATTAGAATTAGAAACAGAACTTCAGGAAGAACAAAATTCTGGAGTTTATCTCTCCATTGGGGATTTAATGTCGGGGTTATTAATGTTTTTTGCCCTATTATTTATTACGGTAATGGTGCAACTCAATAAAACTCAAGATATCATCAAGAAAATTCCTGATGAAATGTTTAGAACAATGCGAGATTTACCTAATGGTAATCTGATAAAAATTGATCCAAAAACGGGAGATGTAAGTATTCCTGATGCGATTCTTTTTGATAAAGGGAGTGCAGAATTAAAACCGGAAGGCAAAAAGTTTTTGCGAGAATTTATTCCAAAATATAGTGCTGTTATTTTCTCTAACCCTGCTTTTGAGGATACTGTAACTCGCGTTATCGTTGAGGGTCAAACCAGTTCTCTAGGAGATGATAAATATAATATGGATTTAAGCTTAAAACGCTCACTATCTGTTTATAATTATGTCTTTTCAAGCGGATTTGTTTTTCAAACTAAGCCTAAATTTCAAACCAAACTCATGGCCGCAGGACGAGGAGAAGTAGAAGCTAATCAAAAAATTGATGATCCACGCGATCGCCGGGTTGTCTTTCGCTTTCAACTTAAACAAATTGATTGGGATAAGTTTTTAAATTCATCAAAATCTCAATCAAAGTAA
- a CDS encoding MotA/TolQ/ExbB proton channel family protein, whose protein sequence is MWEWFKKSLNSGDPVSDIFIWIIIVFALLALGLELFSIFKNYFPKFKDTEDGINFLNSNNKPEEKLDLPTDTDEKIRKWLQRHFLIQNEKLIKDENDQLKFIILSAPSILSQPIPRGPVYFAPTLLTALGVLGTFAGIYLGLQNINLGNISEANNLLKASTQLMEGMKLAFVTSLFGLGTSSFFMLFLAWGKWRREQRRDNLRNQLREIAILETPVRLLSRLGNQQSNQTELVESLKNVADSLKGISNLSADEIGKATGRYFRVVVQQDVKPLYQELYQELQQLRTTQESQGQTVETLIKQQGQTVETLIHQMETQLIEPVVKRLDESAALTQEASLAVRELRESLGGISASLSSAISTIQEFQKTTLVELKDFAVNLQEILGQFRTDTEGVMQKVSLEIERAVNTSIEGMEAQRQAFELSAEKAADTFKGIRIDFEEELKKFRNEYQESLNNFFTEQNQLLQETLGEQRDGLAQVVDSLKTVFIEDSQHMSEEIQTSMNTIKETVEKVSKLSNTLGLTSGERLAQLQELARTIGDEANQVSGHYQNMATQFNATLQAGNQQLAGYLQQANEVYSNRIQEFDTATATICQQLNSTSHEFMGVAQYLVSAADDLRNTNGRN, encoded by the coding sequence ATGTGGGAATGGTTTAAAAAAAGTTTAAATTCAGGTGATCCAGTTAGTGATATCTTTATTTGGATTATTATTGTATTCGCTTTACTAGCTTTGGGATTAGAACTTTTTTCTATTTTTAAAAATTATTTTCCGAAGTTCAAAGATACTGAAGATGGGATTAATTTCTTAAACAGCAATAATAAACCAGAAGAAAAATTGGATTTACCAACAGATACAGATGAAAAGATTAGAAAATGGCTACAAAGACACTTTTTAATTCAAAATGAAAAACTCATCAAAGATGAAAATGATCAGCTAAAATTTATTATCCTATCAGCCCCCTCTATTCTATCTCAACCTATACCCCGCGGCCCTGTTTATTTTGCACCGACTTTATTAACCGCATTGGGGGTTTTAGGAACCTTTGCGGGGATTTATTTAGGACTGCAAAACATTAATCTTGGTAATATTTCAGAAGCGAATAACCTGCTGAAAGCTAGTACCCAACTGATGGAAGGAATGAAGTTAGCCTTTGTTACTTCCCTATTTGGTTTAGGAACTTCTAGCTTTTTTATGTTATTTCTGGCTTGGGGGAAATGGCGACGGGAACAACGACGAGATAACTTAAGAAATCAACTCAGAGAAATTGCAATTTTAGAAACTCCTGTTAGACTTCTTTCTCGTTTAGGTAATCAACAATCTAATCAAACCGAATTGGTAGAATCTTTGAAGAATGTTGCTGATAGTTTAAAAGGAATTAGTAACCTGAGTGCGGATGAAATTGGGAAAGCAACGGGCAGGTATTTTAGAGTCGTTGTTCAGCAAGATGTAAAACCTTTATATCAAGAGTTATATCAGGAGTTACAACAACTACGAACAACACAAGAAAGTCAAGGTCAAACGGTAGAAACCTTAATTAAACAACAAGGTCAAACTGTAGAAACCTTAATTCATCAAATGGAAACCCAGTTAATTGAACCTGTTGTCAAGCGGTTAGATGAAAGTGCAGCCTTAACCCAGGAAGCATCATTAGCCGTGCGAGAGTTAAGAGAATCTTTAGGAGGAATTTCAGCAAGTTTATCAAGTGCTATTTCTACTATTCAGGAATTCCAGAAAACTACATTAGTAGAACTTAAAGACTTTGCTGTTAATTTGCAGGAGATTTTAGGACAATTCCGCACCGATACAGAAGGGGTAATGCAGAAAGTTTCTCTTGAAATTGAACGGGCGGTTAATACCAGTATTGAGGGGATGGAAGCCCAGCGTCAAGCTTTTGAATTAAGTGCGGAAAAAGCCGCCGATACCTTTAAAGGAATTCGCATTGATTTTGAGGAAGAATTAAAAAAATTCCGTAATGAATATCAAGAATCTCTCAACAATTTCTTTACTGAACAAAATCAACTGTTACAGGAAACCTTGGGAGAACAACGGGACGGTTTAGCTCAGGTTGTAGATTCTTTGAAAACCGTTTTTATAGAAGATTCTCAACACATGAGCGAAGAAATTCAAACCAGCATGAACACCATTAAGGAAACCGTTGAAAAGGTTTCTAAATTATCAAATACACTGGGTTTAACCTCCGGTGAACGTCTCGCACAGTTACAAGAATTAGCTCGAACAATTGGAGATGAGGCGAATCAAGTTTCTGGCCATTATCAAAATATGGCTACTCAATTTAATGCCACTTTACAAGCCGGAAATCAACAGTTAGCAGGTTATCTTCAACAAGCAAATGAGGTTTATAGTAACCGCATTCAGGAGTTTGATACAGCAACGGCTACCATTTGCCAACAATTAAACTCTACTTCTCATGAATTTATGGGTGTGGCTCAATATCTCGTTTCTGCTGCTGACGATCTTAGAAATACTAATGGGAGAAATTAA